In one Arachis duranensis cultivar V14167 chromosome 9, aradu.V14167.gnm2.J7QH, whole genome shotgun sequence genomic region, the following are encoded:
- the LOC107466374 gene encoding LOW QUALITY PROTEIN: uncharacterized protein LOC107466374 (The sequence of the model RefSeq protein was modified relative to this genomic sequence to represent the inferred CDS: inserted 1 base in 1 codon; substituted 3 bases at 3 genomic stop codons) has translation MTQANLGLADAYINGDFSLDDKDNGLLNLFLLIESTEIVIVFLCLQGFMDTNFLTTGLASAKFFFKHYVKKNTLTXARRNISRQYDLSNELFALFMDETMTYTCAVFKNEDEDLKXSQLRKMSLLIEKARIDSTHEVLDLRCRWESFAIEVVKXTGCKCIGITLSKEQLKFAEKRVRYAGFQDHIKFLLCDYRQLPKTFKYDRIIFAGMIXVVGHEYMEEFFGCCESILVYNGLLFLQFISCPDESYDEHKRSSEFIKEYIFQGGCLPSLSKVTSAMTAASRLCVEYAENIGIHYYQTLRLWRKNFKKIQNEILALGFDKKFIRTWEYYFDYCAASFKSRILGDYQMIFSHLATLIHSKIHTEVGPRHIKNKP, from the exons ATGACACAAGCTAATTTAGGTCTTGCAGATGCATATATTAATGGAGACTTTTCCCTTGATGATAAAGATAACGGTCTTTTGAATCTTTTTCTG TTGATAGAAAGTACTGAAATTGTAATTGTATTTTTATGTCTTCAAGGATTTATGGACACCAATTTCCTTACAACTGGTTTAGCATCTGCAAAGTTCTTCTTTAAGCATTACGTTAAGAAAAATACTCTCACATAAGCTCGTCGCAACATCTCTAGACAATATGATCTG AGTAATGAACTATTTGCACTATTTATGGATGAAACAATGACATATACATGTGCAGTGTTCAAG AATGAAGATGAAGACTTAA GATCACAACTGAGAAAAATGTCTCTTCTCATTGAAAAA GCTAGGATAGACAGCACACATGAAGTTCTTGATCTCAGGTGCAGATGGGAAAGTTTTGCCATTGAAGTTGTCAAATGAACTGGATGCAAATGTATTGGCATCACTTTATCTAAGGAGCAATTGAAATTTGCAGAAAAAAGAGTTAGATATGCTG GATTTCAAGATCATATCAAATTTCTACTGTGTGATTATCGTCAACTACCAAAGACATTCAAATATGATAGGATTATATTTGC TGGAATGATATAAGTAGTTGGTCATGAATATATGGAAGAGTTTTTCGGTTGTTGCGAATCAATATTAGTATATAATGGCCTTCTCTTTCTCC AATTTATATCATGTCCGGATGAGTCTTATGATGAGCACAAGCGTAGTAGTGAATTTATAAAGGAATATATTTTTCAAGGGGGATGCCTACCCTCCCTAAGTAAGGTAACATCAGCCATGACAGCTGCATCAAGACTATG TGTGGAGTATGCTGAGAATATTGGAATCCATTACTATCAAACATTAAGGTTGTGGAGAAAGAACTTCAAGAAAATACAGAA TGAAATTTTGGCTCTTGGGTTcgacaaaaaatttattaggaCATGGGAatactattttgattattgtgCAGCAAGTTTTAAGTCACGAATACTTGGAGATTACCAG ATGATTTTCTCGCATCTGGCAACACTAATACACTCAAAGATCCATACAGAAGTTGGCCCTCGGCATATTAAGAACAAGCCATGA